atatgtattgtatgattttacaaataacgatcacagtacagtaataataaggtagatttttcctaaattgcgtaggttcaaactttgtcgcatcgcgtttgaaagatgtaatagcgcttcaggacgtcccgcaagcacggcgctgatgtcgcagtatccgcatataattattatgacttgtcatttagttccaataaaatccgcgggacttcatacgtatgtcagtgacagctggtgatagcatgcgggacacttagcacctaatcgaattctatgttgttttcgcgcccagtcgactcacagcgcatttctggacatatatttacgcgtggtgtttattgttaggttagttagttcaggttaggacgtctttttataacgaggacgttaaaaaaagacgaggctgggacgtattgaagtagtattttccatatatacgcggcctgaaatgggctgtttcggggacctgaactggttgctgtcgaacttattatcacgttttcttgattaaaattcataaataagtcaaatagaaaatagaaaaaagattttatttagttttagatctgtcatgatgtctgtgatgtttgtttattatacataagaatttcaaaatttttcttattttttttcccaaagggcaaggcaaagggaactatgaacatacagccatgtcttgtgtttttttttcttgatgatgattaatgaaatgatgaaacctaagcccccaccctcggagcagactcctactccgaaccccaaacgaagtaagcggcttgttggcgcaaagcgaaaatagataggtacactttgtttattgaagattccgatttaataatactatcgggaatgttttccgactaatgtgatcattaaccacaaaacaccacttcgtattgattatttagattattcaatgaagaaaggaaccttcccgttcccggtcccaccaaaaagtccgcggcaaagagaatataaataaatctgtatgttggatggaaaaacaattaattataaatgactactatttaggccggcaaatgcaacaacttcttttttgatttggttttccccgaagggtaaggcaaagggaactatgcccatacagccatttcattttatgtattgattttttattataatatatgtcctcttttaaaacacggtatttacccattatttaaaaatgtttaaataagatacgttattacaaaaatatttttccaatattccttttctcagattgtagtatttttagttttttatttatatttattctcttcatacaaaatctctttataaattgtcactgacattctattacacttgtcaagtagtcaaagcctttagaaaaaaaaaactatcacgcacacaaactaacattgacacctctacacgctcagcaaatacactgtaatctgcaccactacaaatgtagaattgatcaaaattgagggtctgaaatatggtacttctcgtattcggaccctaaatttttgttagtttgcgaaaataatacaccaaaatattactatttatcggttttataacaatattcctctatccgttttcctgtagcactgcatcaacttttgtatggaaaacgaatcaccttaactatttattttactcGTTTGTTACTATTACATGTTTCTGGAGAATTTATCATGCATATACACATTTACTAATTATTGCAAAGCACTAAtaacaaaatacagaaaacaataGGTAACTTTCATTGCAAATCACATGTCCTGTGGTTTACATGGGTTATGTGGTCTATACcacataataggtacctattatggtTTTTACAATTTCAACCCATTGCAAGTAATGCAttgattaaaattataaaagtaagcaAGTATAGTTATTGACTGAAATAAAATAGTCTGGACAAATAAAACATCAGTGTTGGTGTTACTAAAATGTATTCAAATTGGTATCTTGTTCTCAGTTTGTTAGAGTAATTAGTGCCGCCACAACATCTCCCCTGTGTTCCCGCAGCGTTCTCTCTGCTAATGTTCTAGAGATTTCCATTTCTTTCACCTACAAacaaaacagtttttttattttcttttcatggGCTATGTTGTTGCACAAGGAGTAAGCCAGTCCTAAAACTTAACCTGTCCATAGACGCATAGAaagtcataatatttttttaaaatttatatacATCAatcatccgtggtctagtggttagagcgttaagctcacgatctggaggtcaggatttgattcccgatggggacattgttgaaatcactttgtactttgtttggtaaggactttacaggcttgaatcacctgattgtctgaaaaaataagttgattctgtgctcggacagcacgttaagccgttggtgccagctattagctgtaaaaacacctccaccaacccgcagtggagcagtgtggttgAGTTTGTtccataccctctccagttgaatgaggggcggcctgtgcccagcagtgggatgtatataagcTTGAGATTTTCTTAGCCATTCAGTGACTAACTAACTAAAGTCGTAAGGCAAGGTCCGTTATCTTACACATCTATCGCTTATACAGTAACAATCTATCTTGTAAAAAACTTTAGAATTTTCTAGTGAAAGCATCaatcaattttcattgtaaaagcCATCTTATACTTACAATTAACTCTATATCATCCTTCTTCACTGAAACTTTCTGCAATTCCTTTTCCTTCTCTAGACGTTCCGCTGCTTCCTTATTTCTTCTGTCGCCAATAAGTGATAGAgcctaaaaacaatattaagtattattatcaaGGCAAActataataaatgtaaaagcATTATCTTACAACTGAACACGTTTCCTTTTTAACAGGGCCATATTTACTGCTCCACTCGAGTTAAATAGAATAACatttgataaattaatacgactgaatgtaataaaattagtataatgttaaattaaataaagtatatattaaaatacaaataaagtcTAGATCATTGCAATATATTACAATACGTAAGCATCGCAgtataaatagaaatagaacGCCATGTGATACGATTCACGTTAGCTTTTCTGACAGACTGTTTACTTCAATGTGcgtcttattgtaggtatgtTAAAGATTCCTAACCTAAAAATTGCGAAATTTTTCCCTAATACTCACGCCAGATATGTCTTGAGAGGATATTTCCTTCTCTTCTGCGTAATCTGTAACCTTCTCGAGATCAGCTACTCCACTATCATGCTTTGCAGTCTTTTTTTGAGTCTTGTCCTTATCGTGCTGAATGTCATCTGTATCACCATTAATTTCCTCGTCTGccatttttgtttaattacagATGAAAGTATGGCGTATGGAACACAATAGTACACAGAAACTAGCTTTTTGGAAATTGGCTGtctgtagaatacaaaaactaaaacaaatcgAAATAAATTTTGAACCAAGTAATCGACGATCGACGTGACAGTGACAATTCCTTTTTTAAtctattctttttaaatatttttggagTTGGATACAAGGTTATAGCTCTTAAGACcataccatagagcaacacgggcctccgcgGACGGTCATTTTCACAGAACAGGTAAGGTAGTATTGCTTTAGTATAAAAAGGTATTATTTGATATACAGAGATATTTACATTCAACAGTCCATAAATTATAGTTTATAAAGTACCAGACTGTCAGTTGAACTTATACCACACTAACCttaaaaattgattttattctgATTACAAGCTAAATGGACCCTAGAAAAGGATCAAGAGAAATAATAAGATTTGAAATACTTGAATGAAATAGTTAAAACATCTTTAAAAATACATTGCATCATAAAACgaatattttacaaataagATACTTAGGCGTACAAGACATGTGATATACTCATTTTTAGTGGTAAGCCtagttatttatgtacttattctgTTTTTTACACGTTTTACTGCTTTACCGCATATCTGGCTTAAGTTTTTATTGAAGGCGTCCTGTTTAAGATTTATGATATAAATGCTGCATTGAttggaacaaataataaaattcatacattttttacataaatgtcCTAAGCTAGCTGTTGGAACAGGTGACAAGCCACATTCTAAGAATTTTATCGCCTTTCAGTcaaatataaaaagcaataaaatattatttaactttCAGGATTATTAACTTAGTTGTATCAGTCCGTAAAACTCAAACCAATCCTAATCAGTCGTCAATTGCGGTCCATCGCCTCAAATCGTATCGTACGTAATACATTACAAAGTACTAAAAATGATAATaagtaagtgttttttttgttattacgtAAGTTAAACCTACGTACTTactttaataaacattaaaacaCGAACGAATTATGTAGGACAAATTTTGTGGATTTGGAATATTTGGATTAGTAACGCCCTTAAGCATTTCATCATATACCTAACTTGTAAATACCACAAAAACAACCCTCATCGATTAATAGGAACCGTCCCTAAGCAGGGCTCATTCTCaacaacttaaataaataatcaactaAAGAAATAGCGGGTAGGTGCctacttaacttatttttttaactccCACAGCAAGGTGCTCATATTATATAAACCACAATGCATCAAGCAAGTAAAATATCTGCAATGTCTCTCAACTCACCGGGCAGTCGATTCGATATTAATGATATGTCGCCAAGAGTAAAATGGGTGGTAATAGTTGCAGTGTTATTACTAATGGTTGGAGTTATTGTTGGTGTTATTGGATACAAACTTATgaactaatataatataaactatttaatacaaattaattaagtaatttcgattttattttaatgactGAAGAGCCAAGAGCCACTTGACGGGTGTGCCGTACTGCTGACGATGACGTGACGGGTTCATCGTGGGTAAATCTATGGGTGAGAGCGACTCAAAACCTTAAAATGAGAAAGGTGAATGCCATGACTGCTGGGAATAGCAGGTATTAGCGGCACCAGCCACCGCCCACCAGCACAAGACAATAAATTTAAGGCTCAAGAAATACAAACGAGAAACCAtacttaaattttaatattttattgattattttttagttgGATCATACTGACACGGGCCAGGGTTACTTGTTATTATAACACTAATTATACCTATACCTGGTTACCTGGAGATTTAGACGGGCAGCATAGACTAAATTAAATAAGTGCGGAACGCTTAAAAATTCCCGTAGAAAATTGCTCATAGGAAAAGGTTCTAACGATCTCACAGCCTTTTCGTCAGTTAGGTCCATCTCGGCCTTCTAACAACAAGGACTTCCAGGGAGTCTGGtccactcaaccactggaatgTAGGCGGAGGTGTTGCTCTATGGCCTCGGCCGCTAAAGCTTTGCGAAAAagtttaaattacttatgtgCCAAAacctacaaattaaaaaaaataccatcaTAGAGTAAAGAGTAAGTGTAAGTCAAGAATCCTCGCGAATGTTGtggttattattttgtttattgtagATTACTAGACTTTATACGAAAATGCCTAAGTATTATTGCGATTATTGTGATACATATTTAACACACGATTCACCTAGTGTTAGAAAAACACATTGTACCGGTAGAAAACATAAGGACAACGTGAAATTTTACTATCAAAAATGGATGGAGGAGCAAGCGCAACATCTCATCGACGCTACAACTGCTGCGTTTAAAGCTGGGAAGATTGCACAGAATCCATTCGGTGCTAAGGGGGCAGCTATACCACCGCCGTGGGATCCGTCAGTTATGGGTCCCGGCGGCCCTAGACCGCCGGTGCCCACGCCCGGAGGCCCTCCAGGAATGCTACCGCCGCCAGCGATGGGACCCGGAGGTCCAATGGCTCCACCGATGATGATGGGACCTCATGGACCTATGCCACCAATGATGGGAATGAGACCACCAATGATGGGCCCAATAATGGGACCTATGGGACCGATGGGGCACATGGGTCAAATGCGACCACCTTTAATGAATGGACCTCCTATGAATAAGTGAAACTAGTTAGGTATAGTGTTTCTTGGTTGATACTGCCAATTCATTGCAATCAActgataggtaggtattttttttacttattggtCGTgaataatgtaacattttagatCAAAAAAGCTAGAGAAGTTCACTAAGAAATTCTCCCCTTAATAGTTGAAATAAAGTAATGGGCTTTGTATTGTTTCATCATAATATGTTACCAccataataataactatttatttgttgaaaagccctaacataattattgttttgtaaagtATGTGTAAATTGTACCTCTCGCTTTATTTGATCAGCCTTCAGGCATTTATCTACACTGCAATCCATtatgttgaaaataatttgatttagtGATGATGTACTTTCACTTCAAATTAGGTatatactattaaaaatataagattCTTTAGAAGTAATGTTATGCGCAGACATATATGTAACATAAATGAGTTAGAATACTTATTACAACTAGGTTTCCATTGTAGAAGAGGCATGACCTTTGATTTTAGCAACAGTCAACATATTTGATTGTAAGGTTTCCAAAGGTTCatataacattttgttttttcatttacgcctagttttgtttttatgtcaataaataacttattgtGTCTGGAGGTTCACCCAAATCACTCCCATAAAAAGGAAATACCTACTCAGTTGTATCAGAATTTTTGTGAccaatttatttgtaaaataaatagtaaatataaattttaatctttatttcatttcattgtacctatattatattctttGTAATTGTACAGAGGGACaaggaaaaaaacaatattttgtgttGCTTGTTGACCCACACATTGTTGAAATTGACTAACAGATCTGACTGTGTCAATAATGATGAACAAATGTTGATGGgacatttgttatgtaaaaactgatgattcaaagtgtaacaatgttacctactaaataaagatatatttgaatgcCCTCTGATTTGCTGCAAGTACGCACATACCTTCTTTGTCGCTTCATAGCTGATACTGACAGGGGTCTATGTATagttttaaaccaaaatcaacTAGGTCACATCACATTAATGTCACAGGATGGATGTGACACTTCAAGACCCTGAGACTGACCTCGGCGGCGTAGCTTTCGTTTTCCTCCTTCAGCAGGGATTGGGCCCTTTCTCGaacataatcctctcagacagcTCACCCGAGGAACCttaggtctgttgtcttaatttcGAGTCACCCTTCAACACCCCCTATTATGTCTGgccatatcctcgtaacgccgaagcataattacgatttcgaagtaattaacgacggtggtaccttgaaaaggaccaaatttttgtagtcgtaaaggccgagcacttcaagtacaaattttaaagtgttagagttatccgatcgggttcaaattaagtggagacctatgtaaggatgaatagaagacatttttgaaaaaaatacgtttttttttttagttcttccagaaggactcccggtttgagtcactacttttagtaaaatttgaaaaatattattattataaagggttatgtattttttcattaacatacatacctatttgtacgtcataaatatgtgtatatacatgcatgtttaaatataaaataagtaacgagttttagtttttatgatgtagtttgtgattagtccctctggaagtacattaggtttatattattgggaaaaaaattaattcatggtgtcagtttagatcatcattagaaggaaaaaggaattaaaatgaagacggtagtttttttttaatcataagatcacgtaagcaagtcagtctatatcggtatgatttaatcacatataacaatttaaaaaactttttgaaaaatatccggacatgacacctaaagtcccttgcaaaggactaaaaaagtttgctttcatattgctaacgatatcgatacaaaattgataaaataactatgtcatgttgttgattattatcttacctgcgatttctgaaaataatgtgtatgaaaaactacgaaattcgattattaacttgatttttttttacctcgtcgccttgtgcgcgccatctttaccaataaaatgacaaattacgacaagtgatacatatttcttttttattaaagccacctattcacgaaattgaatgaactagttcatagacaaaatactttttttctcaatcggcgcaaaggtttgaattaaattgacaggcaaagttttggtacttttaaaagtaccttcgttgattattagaacaaactatttcaaaaccttcggcctttatgactacaattatttggtccttctcagaggaccccagggcttacgaggatATAGTGAATACCATCAGAGGTAAATCTACTAttagtaacgtcaaaaaaagaagaaaaggacATGGAACAGTACTACGTAGATATGGACGTTTGTTCTCACTAGTTTGATTCATTAGTAGATGAGGTACATACCTTAcctatgtaggtataataataagcaTTTAGGTATAAAGAGTTGTAATTGAAACAAGCATTTCCGTGCTAAATATATAATAGTAAGCATAAAGTAAGTCACGATTATTCATTTAGCCAAATAGCTACTACAAAATAGAACTGGCGCCGTCGGGCAGAGGTAATGTAGGAGCTTCCCGGTTTGACATCATTGTGACCACCAAATCCGACAACAAGAGCAATAATAATACTATAGGCAGTACTCCATTTAGGACCATCGCTGCATGTCTGCTCGTTATCTGGTGACGAACGAGCCCCCGGAACACTGTGTACGACAGTGAACACTCTAAAATACAACACACGACCAAAGCATACACCTGCAGTAACGACGAGGCAAATCTATTACGGCAATGTGCTACGGTAAAAATTATAAGGAACACATACACAGTAAATATAGCCATTGGTGCGATTAATGCGTGGTTCATCCCCAACGTAGGCGTAGCCCTTTCGTTGATAATATCTGCAGTGTTCACTACTAATGTAAAAATTCTAAGTTTGAACGTGCAAAGATCTACATTCACATTATCGCTTGACATAGACTTCATCTACTCATGGGCTTGATATTCTGAAGAGAGTAATTATCGATATGAAAACAGGTTGTAGTATTATGtataattgtaaataatataaaaatacaatattttgtaCGTACGTCATAATAACGTAGTCAAGTCTTCCTACCTGTCTAAGAAGAAACAACCCGATAGAAGCAAAGAGTTCCAACGTGATTTTAGAAGTAAAGTTCGGATTTTTTATTCTGTCTTAAAGTCTTTTGGAACTGCCATAAATTTTTACATTGGTAGCAAAATCTTTGGTCGAAACTGTGTCTGATGTTATGCACCAACCAATCAGTTTACAATTACCAGATAACAGAGACTATTGTCTGCATAACAAACATGTGATATAATTTCAACCAGATTGATTCCAATTTAgcgtacctacataaatatgcAATTGACatacctataaataaaactCCACATTTTCAAATCAACGCATTTATTTAAAGTTGTATTCCGAATAACTTAAAAACTTTGAAAAAGTTTAAAACACTACTTACAAAAGTACGTACTCAATAAATACTTAGTGgctaagttttaaaactatgcagtttattattacttccaaaaaaaaaattggcccCTTGAGAGCGATTGAACAAAAAATTGCATAATTTTGAGCTTTGTATCATTCGCATTTTTTAAGTATTCATACACTGGGTGGACAAATTGTGCCTTTAAAATGGCACTCGTAGCAGGAAAAGACTAGATTAGACTTCTGTCATCATTGCCTTATTTACAGAATTAATAATGAGGATGAAATTGTTAAAAGCACCACTTATTCCTAAATGTATCATAAAGCAGTTTCTAACGTACTAGGCGATCCCTTCCTTTCTGGGGAAGACTTATTTCTGAATGTCGACGGACCCGCCGTCGTTGGACTCTTAAACGATGTGAATCTCGGAGGCGACTTGTCAGGTGGGCTACTGAAAAATTCCGCTCTCTTCGCTTGC
The Pectinophora gossypiella chromosome 9, ilPecGoss1.1, whole genome shotgun sequence genome window above contains:
- the LOC126369723 gene encoding U1 small nuclear ribonucleoprotein C; translation: MPKYYCDYCDTYLTHDSPSVRKTHCTGRKHKDNVKFYYQKWMEEQAQHLIDATTAAFKAGKIAQNPFGAKGAAIPPPWDPSVMGPGGPRPPVPTPGGPPGMLPPPAMGPGGPMAPPMMMGPHGPMPPMMGMRPPMMGPIMGPMGPMGHMGQMRPPLMNGPPMNK
- the LOC126369734 gene encoding huntingtin-interacting protein K; the protein is MADEEINGDTDDIQHDKDKTQKKTAKHDSGVADLEKVTDYAEEKEISSQDISGALSLIGDRRNKEAAERLEKEKELQKVSVKKDDIELIVKEMEISRTLAERTLREHRGDVVAALITLTN